In one window of Planctomycetaceae bacterium DNA:
- the waaF gene encoding lipopolysaccharide heptosyltransferase II, whose protein sequence is MSVRNILVWLPAPMGDAIMATPALRCLRKIYANDKIFFLAGKTNAEILTGCRFCDDWVILKENSPFKIAKELKKYKFTDAILFKNSFASALAVFLAGIKNRIGYARDGRGLLLTRKLQPEKISFFKYKPVSVIDYYLKIPAALGADISNKQTELSVNENDKKIIPEKFGITPNSKKPIVILVPGGAFGPSKMWPEERFAKTADFLAEKFSAQVFVSVSPVKKETDIAEKICSLAKCSITNLGKNPVSLGQLKALFSFASLVITNDTGPRHISIAMNRKLITMFGPNNPAWTSNDYKDEIKIVGQAPCVPCDKPVCKQDKHYCMESISAEMICSEAEKILGKLKNE, encoded by the coding sequence ATGAGCGTTCGAAATATATTAGTTTGGCTTCCTGCTCCGATGGGCGACGCTATAATGGCGACGCCGGCACTTCGCTGTCTGCGGAAAATCTATGCCAACGACAAAATTTTCTTTCTGGCGGGCAAAACCAACGCTGAAATACTAACTGGCTGCCGATTTTGCGACGATTGGGTAATCTTGAAAGAAAACAGCCCGTTCAAAATCGCAAAAGAACTGAAAAAATACAAATTCACCGACGCGATTCTGTTCAAAAACTCTTTCGCATCGGCACTGGCGGTTTTTTTAGCGGGAATTAAAAACAGAATCGGCTACGCAAGAGACGGCAGAGGACTCCTTTTGACGCGAAAACTTCAGCCTGAAAAAATTTCATTTTTCAAATATAAACCGGTTTCGGTAATCGATTATTACCTGAAAATCCCCGCGGCACTGGGCGCTGATATCTCAAACAAACAAACAGAATTATCCGTTAATGAAAACGACAAAAAAATAATTCCTGAAAAGTTCGGCATTACTCCAAACAGCAAAAAGCCAATAGTGATTCTCGTGCCGGGCGGAGCTTTCGGGCCAAGCAAGATGTGGCCGGAGGAAAGATTCGCTAAAACAGCGGACTTTTTAGCCGAGAAATTCTCCGCACAGGTTTTTGTTTCAGTAAGTCCTGTAAAAAAGGAAACAGACATTGCTGAAAAAATCTGCTCGCTTGCGAAATGCTCAATTACTAATCTCGGTAAAAATCCCGTTTCTCTGGGTCAGCTTAAAGCGTTGTTCTCTTTTGCCAGTCTTGTAATAACCAATGATACAGGCCCCCGCCATATCTCAATTGCGATGAACAGGAAACTTATCACGATGTTTGGGCCAAATAATCCGGCATGGACTTCCAACGATTACAAAGACGAAATTAAAATCGTCGGGCAGGCTCCATGCGTGCCGTGCGACAAGCCTGTATGCAAACAGGACAAGCATTATTGTATGGAATCCATTTCGGCCGAGATGATTTGCTCGGAGGCTGAAAAGATATTGGGAAAATTAAAGAATGAATAA